One part of the Georgfuchsia toluolica genome encodes these proteins:
- a CDS encoding PrkA family serine protein kinase, with protein MTIFARYQNRYESTLEEEMSLQEYLEVCRRDATAYASVSERMLMAIGEPELVDTRLNQRMSRIFANKIIKTYPAFRDFYGMEEAIESIVAYIRHAAQGLEEKKQILYLLGPVGGGKSSLAEKLKSLIEKVPFYAIKGSPVHESPLGLFKVEEDGTLLEEDFGIPRRYLNTIMSPWAVKRLHEYNGDITKFRVVKLRPSVLRQIAVSKTEPGDENNQDISTLVGKIDIRKLEEYSQHDPDAYSYAGGLCLANRGLLEFVEMFKAPIKVLHPLLTATQENNYKGTEGFGAIPFDGMVLAHSNEAEWVAFKSNRNNEAFLDRIYIVKVPYCLRVSEEIRIYEKLVDNSSLAKAPCAPDTLRMMAQFSVLSRLKEPENSSIYSKMRIYDGENLKDVDPNAKSYQEYRDFAGVDEGMTGLSTRFAFKILSRVFNFDHREVAANPVHLMYVLEQQIEQEQFTPELEQRYMGYIKEFLAPRYAEFIGKEIQTAYLESYSEYGQNIFDRYVVYADFWIQDQEYRDPNTGEILDRGTLNDELEKIEKPAGISNPKDFRNEVVNFVLRARAGRDGHNPLWTSYEKLRVVIEKKMFSNTEELLPVISFNAKASADDQRKHQDFVNRMMAKGYTEKQVRLLAEWYLRVRKSS; from the coding sequence ATGACGATCTTTGCTCGCTACCAAAACCGCTACGAGTCCACTTTGGAAGAAGAGATGTCCCTGCAGGAATATCTGGAGGTTTGTCGTCGCGACGCTACGGCGTATGCCAGCGTTTCCGAACGCATGCTGATGGCGATCGGCGAACCGGAACTGGTTGACACACGTCTCAATCAACGCATGTCGCGCATTTTTGCCAACAAGATCATCAAGACCTATCCGGCGTTCCGCGATTTCTACGGCATGGAAGAGGCAATCGAGAGCATCGTCGCCTACATCCGTCACGCCGCCCAGGGCCTGGAAGAGAAGAAACAGATTCTCTATCTGTTGGGTCCGGTCGGCGGCGGCAAGTCCTCCCTGGCAGAGAAGCTCAAGTCGCTGATCGAAAAAGTGCCTTTCTATGCGATCAAAGGCTCGCCGGTGCACGAGTCGCCGCTGGGTCTGTTCAAGGTTGAGGAAGATGGGACGTTGCTGGAGGAGGATTTCGGCATTCCGCGCCGCTACCTCAACACCATCATGTCACCGTGGGCGGTGAAACGCCTGCACGAGTACAACGGCGATATCACCAAGTTTCGTGTGGTCAAGCTCAGGCCCTCGGTGTTGCGGCAGATTGCCGTGTCCAAGACCGAACCGGGCGACGAAAACAACCAGGATATCTCCACGCTGGTCGGAAAGATCGATATTCGCAAGCTGGAGGAATATTCGCAGCATGATCCGGACGCCTACAGCTACGCTGGCGGACTGTGCCTCGCCAACCGCGGCCTGCTCGAATTCGTCGAAATGTTCAAGGCGCCGATCAAGGTATTGCATCCGCTGCTGACTGCAACCCAGGAGAATAACTACAAGGGCACCGAGGGTTTCGGCGCCATTCCCTTCGACGGCATGGTGCTGGCGCACTCAAACGAGGCGGAGTGGGTGGCCTTCAAGAGCAATCGCAACAACGAGGCTTTCCTCGACCGCATCTATATCGTCAAGGTGCCGTATTGCTTGCGCGTTTCGGAAGAAATCAGGATCTACGAGAAGCTGGTCGACAACTCCTCGCTGGCCAAGGCGCCGTGTGCGCCCGATACCCTGCGCATGATGGCGCAATTTTCCGTGTTGTCGCGCCTCAAGGAACCGGAGAATTCCTCGATCTATTCGAAGATGCGAATCTACGACGGCGAGAACCTCAAGGATGTCGACCCGAATGCCAAGTCCTATCAGGAATACCGCGATTTCGCCGGCGTCGATGAAGGCATGACCGGCTTGTCGACCCGCTTTGCCTTCAAGATTCTGTCCAGGGTTTTCAATTTCGACCACCGCGAGGTTGCCGCCAATCCAGTGCATCTGATGTACGTGCTGGAACAGCAGATCGAACAGGAGCAATTCACGCCGGAACTGGAGCAGCGCTATATGGGATATATCAAGGAATTCCTCGCGCCGCGTTACGCCGAGTTCATCGGCAAGGAGATCCAGACCGCCTACCTGGAATCCTATTCCGAGTACGGCCAGAACATCTTCGACCGCTATGTCGTCTATGCCGATTTCTGGATCCAGGATCAGGAATATCGCGATCCGAACACCGGCGAGATTCTCGACCGCGGCACCCTTAACGACGAGTTGGAAAAGATCGAAAAACCTGCCGGCATCAGCAATCCGAAGGACTTCCGCAACGAGGTGGTGAACTTCGTCCTGCGCGCCCGCGCCGGACGCGATGGTCACAATCCGTTATGGACCTCCTACGAAAAACTGCGCGTGGTGATCGAGAAGAAGATGTTCTCCAATACCGAAGAACTGCTTCCCGTCATTTCCTTCAACGCCAAGGCCAGCGCCGACGACCAGCGCAAGCACCAGGACTTCGTCAATCGCATGATGGCCAAGGGCTACACCGAGAAGCAGGTGCGGTTGCTGGCCGAGTGGTACCTGCGGGTGCGCAAGTCGTCTTAA
- a CDS encoding YeaH/YhbH family protein, with protein sequence MIRIVDRRYDSKNKSTVNRGRFVRRFKGQIKKAVGEAIARRSVTDIDNGEKIGIPAKDISEPHFSHGRGGRWHIVQPGNDRFNSGDEVDRPLGGAGSGGGGEAGADGESLDDFVFTLSREEFLDIFFDDMALPNLVKTQLSRIDEYKRVRAGYTQTGTQSNINVVRSLRGATGRRIAVGSPYRKELRAAEEELADLEAHGQGDNDRADELRRTITRLLRKIERVPFIDTFDLRYNNRIRIPLPSTQAVMFCLMDVSGSMDEAKKQIAKRFFMLLYLFLTRTYQHIEVVFIRHHIHAIEVDEEDFFTSRESGGTVVSSALELMLGIIRERYGSSAWNIYGAQASDGENWNNDSPYCRELLDKKIISLLQYYAYIEITTDKPQNLWLEYEKVRAAHAGRFAMQRIGGLPDIYPVFHELFQKKLA encoded by the coding sequence ATGATCCGTATCGTTGACCGACGTTACGACAGCAAGAACAAGAGTACGGTGAACCGCGGCCGTTTCGTCCGCCGTTTCAAAGGCCAGATCAAGAAGGCCGTGGGGGAAGCGATCGCCCGCCGCAGCGTTACCGATATTGACAACGGCGAGAAGATCGGCATTCCGGCCAAGGATATTTCCGAGCCTCATTTTAGCCATGGCCGCGGCGGGCGCTGGCATATCGTGCAACCGGGCAACGACCGTTTCAATAGCGGCGACGAAGTGGACCGGCCATTGGGCGGCGCGGGCAGCGGTGGTGGCGGCGAAGCCGGCGCGGACGGGGAAAGCCTCGACGATTTCGTATTTACCCTGTCGCGCGAAGAATTCCTCGACATCTTCTTCGATGACATGGCCCTACCCAATCTGGTCAAGACCCAGCTCTCGCGTATCGACGAGTACAAGCGGGTACGCGCCGGTTACACGCAGACCGGCACTCAGTCCAACATCAACGTGGTGCGGTCGTTGCGCGGCGCTACCGGCCGCCGCATTGCTGTCGGTTCCCCCTATCGCAAGGAACTGCGCGCAGCCGAAGAAGAACTGGCCGACCTGGAGGCGCATGGCCAGGGCGACAACGACAGGGCCGACGAATTGCGCCGCACGATCACCCGTCTGCTGCGCAAAATCGAACGCGTACCTTTCATCGACACCTTCGACTTGCGCTACAACAACCGCATCCGCATTCCGCTTCCGTCGACTCAGGCGGTGATGTTCTGCCTGATGGATGTGTCCGGCTCCATGGACGAGGCAAAGAAGCAAATCGCCAAGCGCTTCTTCATGCTGCTCTACCTGTTTCTGACTCGCACCTACCAGCACATCGAAGTTGTCTTCATCCGCCATCACATCCATGCCATCGAAGTGGATGAAGAGGATTTCTTCACTTCGCGCGAATCGGGCGGTACCGTAGTATCGAGCGCCCTGGAACTGATGCTCGGAATCATCCGCGAACGCTATGGATCGAGCGCATGGAATATCTACGGCGCCCAGGCCTCCGATGGGGAAAACTGGAATAACGATTCGCCCTATTGCCGGGAGCTACTCGATAAAAAGATCATCTCCCTGCTGCAGTACTACGCCTATATCGAAATCACCACCGACAAACCGCAGAACCTGTGGCTGGAGTACGAGAAAGTCCGCGCCGCTCATGCCGGGCGTTTTGCAATGCAGCGCATCGGCGGACTGCCCGACATCTATCCCGTGTTTCATGAGCTGTTCCAGAAAAAGCTCGCCTGA
- a CDS encoding SpoVR family protein, which produces MEITDTLPLTSEWSFELIDRYEEEIGRVARHYGLDCYRNQFELITAEQMMDAYASIGMPVYYNHWSFGKHFLATEKRYRRGQMGLAYEMVINSDPCIVYLMEENTMTMQALVIAHAGYGHNSFFKGNYLFRTWTAAEAIVDYMVFARNFIAECEERYGEDEVEHLLDACHALMNVGVDRYKRPPTLSLQKEKERQRERESYLQSQVNDLWRTLPPQLEREAKKVDKRYPEEPEENLLYFIEKSAPLLEPWQREVVRIVRKIGQYFYPQRQTKLMNEGWACFWHYTLLNHLHDEGLLSDGFMLEFLQSHTNVVYQPPYNSKHFSGINPYALGFAMWRDLRRICEQPTGEDREWFPGIAGSDWHETLDFAMRNFKDESFIAQYLSPKLMRDFRLFAILDDDARDKLKIEAIHNEQGYHDLRRIVADQYNLGSQEPNIQVWNVDLRGDRSLTLRHIRYEGRPLGETKDQVLRHVASLWGFLVRLEEQDEQGGVRLLAETLVDRRKPRK; this is translated from the coding sequence ATGGAGATAACCGACACTCTGCCGCTGACCTCCGAATGGAGCTTCGAACTGATCGACCGCTACGAAGAGGAGATCGGCCGCGTCGCCAGGCATTACGGACTCGATTGCTACCGCAACCAGTTCGAACTCATCACCGCCGAGCAGATGATGGATGCCTATGCCTCCATCGGCATGCCGGTGTATTACAACCACTGGTCGTTCGGCAAGCACTTCCTCGCCACCGAGAAGCGCTATCGGCGCGGCCAGATGGGGCTGGCCTACGAAATGGTGATCAACTCCGATCCCTGCATCGTCTACCTGATGGAGGAGAACACGATGACCATGCAGGCGCTGGTCATCGCCCATGCCGGCTATGGCCACAACTCGTTCTTCAAGGGCAACTATCTGTTCCGCACCTGGACCGCCGCGGAAGCCATCGTCGATTACATGGTGTTTGCCCGTAATTTCATCGCCGAGTGCGAGGAGCGTTACGGTGAGGATGAAGTGGAGCATCTGCTCGATGCCTGCCACGCCTTGATGAATGTCGGTGTCGACCGTTACAAGCGGCCGCCCACACTATCCCTGCAAAAGGAAAAGGAACGCCAGCGGGAAAGGGAGTCCTACCTGCAATCGCAGGTGAACGATCTGTGGCGCACCTTGCCGCCACAACTGGAACGGGAAGCGAAAAAGGTGGACAAACGCTATCCCGAGGAGCCCGAGGAAAACCTGCTCTATTTCATCGAAAAAAGCGCGCCGCTGCTGGAACCCTGGCAGCGCGAGGTGGTACGCATCGTGCGCAAGATCGGCCAGTATTTCTACCCGCAGCGCCAGACCAAGTTGATGAACGAGGGCTGGGCCTGCTTCTGGCATTACACCCTGCTCAATCATCTCCATGACGAGGGTTTGCTCTCCGACGGCTTCATGCTGGAATTCCTCCAGTCGCATACCAATGTCGTTTATCAGCCGCCTTACAACAGCAAGCATTTCAGCGGCATCAACCCCTATGCCCTCGGTTTCGCCATGTGGCGCGACCTGCGGCGCATCTGCGAACAACCGACCGGCGAGGATCGCGAGTGGTTTCCCGGCATCGCCGGCAGCGACTGGCACGAAACCCTGGATTTCGCCATGCGCAACTTCAAGGACGAGAGCTTCATTGCCCAGTACCTTTCGCCCAAGCTGATGCGAGATTTCCGGCTGTTCGCGATTCTCGACGATGACGCCCGGGACAAGCTGAAGATCGAGGCCATTCATAACGAGCAGGGCTACCATGACCTGCGCCGGATCGTCGCCGATCAATACAACCTCGGCAGCCAGGAACCGAACATCCAGGTCTGGAACGTAGACCTGCGCGGCGACCGCTCCCTCACCCTGCGCCACATCCGCTATGAAGGGCGTCCCCTGGGAGAGACAAAGGACCAAGTGCTGCGCCATGTGGCATCGCTGTGGGGTTTTCTGGTGCGGCTTGAAGAGCAGGACGAGCAGGGAGGGGTCAGGCTGCTGGCCGAAACCCTGGTAGACAGGCGCAAGCCGAGGAAATGA
- a CDS encoding aldo/keto reductase, whose protein sequence is MPQLGLGTWPMDDAEAARVVPQAIELGYRLIDTAENYQNEIGVGDGIRASGVDRSEIFVTTKFNRQWHSIEGAHTACGASLKRFGLDYIDLLLIHWPNPDQDRYVEAFQGLIRLQEAGLVRAIGTSNFKPMHLQRLFDEGLIPQLNQIQLDPYHRRDDLVALHRARGIVTESWRPLGCGNAMLQDREILAIAERHNRTAAQVLLRWQVQQGFVTCPKSSDPQRLVQNLSIFDFDLSVEDMAVLDAMDRPDPEMLDADSFGH, encoded by the coding sequence ATGCCGCAATTGGGTCTCGGCACTTGGCCCATGGACGACGCCGAGGCCGCTCGTGTCGTACCGCAGGCGATTGAACTCGGATATCGACTCATTGATACTGCAGAGAATTATCAAAATGAGATTGGCGTCGGTGACGGTATTCGCGCCTCCGGCGTTGATCGATCCGAGATTTTTGTTACTACAAAATTCAATCGCCAGTGGCATAGCATTGAGGGAGCTCATACAGCGTGCGGGGCCAGCCTGAAGCGCTTTGGGTTGGATTACATCGATCTGCTGCTTATCCATTGGCCGAATCCGGATCAGGATCGCTACGTCGAAGCCTTCCAGGGACTGATCCGGCTGCAAGAGGCGGGACTAGTCCGGGCGATTGGAACCTCCAATTTCAAGCCCATGCACTTGCAGCGCCTCTTCGACGAGGGGCTGATACCTCAGCTCAACCAGATTCAGTTGGATCCTTATCATCGGCGTGATGATCTGGTAGCTCTCCATCGAGCCAGGGGCATCGTCACTGAATCCTGGCGACCACTGGGGTGTGGCAATGCCATGCTGCAAGATCGTGAGATCCTTGCGATTGCGGAACGCCATAACCGTACGGCGGCTCAGGTACTGTTGCGCTGGCAGGTTCAACAGGGCTTTGTAACCTGCCCAAAGTCATCCGATCCTCAGCGCTTGGTTCAGAACCTCTCCATCTTCGATTTCGACCTGTCAGTTGAGGATATGGCAGTTCTTGATGCGATGGATCGGCCAGACCCGGAGATGTTAGACGCTGATAGCTTTGGGCACTGA